A single genomic interval of Pyrus communis chromosome 5, drPyrComm1.1, whole genome shotgun sequence harbors:
- the LOC137735363 gene encoding remorin-like — MAEAEEPKKLESESPSDPPPAPTTAPAEKEKPLVEAPKDPVSHKDISEIPPPPPPPESKAEPDESKALAIVVDKPSEPIAEEKSKEGSVNRDAVLAKVATEKRLSLIRAWEESEKSKAENKAQKKLSAIGSWENTRKAIVEAELKKIEEKLEKQKAEYVEQMKNKIALIHKAAEEKRAVVEAKRGEDLLKAEETAAKCRATGKTPKKLLGCFSN; from the exons ATGGCAGAGGCGGAGGAACCCAAGAAGCTAGAATCCGAGTCACCCTCGGATCCTCCACCCGCTCCGACTACGGCTCCGGCGGAGAAAGAGAAGCCGCTTGTGGAAGCTCCAAAAGACCCTGTGTCCCACAAGGACATATCTGAAAttccaccacctcctcctcctcctgaaAGCAAGGCTGAGCCTGATGAGTCCAAGGCCCTTGCTATTGTTGTTGACA AGCCTTCGGAACCTATTGCCGAAGAGAAAAGTAAGGAGGGTTCCGTCAATCGCG ATGCTGTGCTAGCAAAAGTTGCAACAGAGAAAAGGCTGTCACTTATCAGAGCATGGGAAGAAAGTGAGAAATCAAAGGCAGAGAATAA AGCTCAGAAGAAATTATCTGCCATCGGTTCATGGGAAAACACCAGGAAGGCAATTGTGGAGGCTGAGCTGAAAAAGATTGAG GAAAAATTGGAGAAGCAAAAGGCCGAGTACGTGGAACAGATGAAGAACAAGATTGCTTTAATCCACAAGGCTGCAGAAGAAAAGAGGGCGGTGGTTGAAGCTAAGCGCGGGGAAGATCTTCTCAAGGCGGAGGAAACTGCTGCAAAATGCCGTGCCACAGGGAAAACTCCTAAGAAGCTCCTCGGTTGCTTTTCAAACTAA
- the LOC137733431 gene encoding transcription factor LAF1: MGCKPSDKPKAKHRKGLWSPEEDLRLRNYILKHGHACWSSVPINADLQRNGKSCRLRWINYLRPGLKRGTFSKQEEETILTLHHMLGNKWSQIAQHLPGRTDNEIKNYWHSYLKKKVAKAEETMEGQRKSQYTSTSSSEILECSPSPQKSTTGINPSYESVQKSPPFDDLSKDQSCHLSPLPKIMFAEWLSLDHVHGGSFANNISDTGVSREGFDHSTTSNNLQADHDLEHGFELNNEGTFGSGFHHGISHHHGSGSEMINSQYKFEEQISGQGFADFVDLCSDFNLKNDAMYFYK; the protein is encoded by the exons ATGGGGTGCAAGCCATCAGATAAGCCGAAGGCAAAGCACAGAAAGGGATTGTGGTCACCGGAAGAAGACCTAAGGCTTCGAAACTACATCCTCAAACATGGCCACGCCTGCTGGAGCTCCGTCCCGATAAACGCCG ACTTGCAGAGGAATGGAAAAAGCTGCAGATTAAGGTGGATAAATTACCTAAGGCCAGGGTTAAAGAGAGGGACATTTAGCAAACAAGAGGAGGAGACAATCCTGACCCTTCATCACATGTTAGGCAACAA GTGGTCTCAAATTGCACAGCATTTGCCAGGAAGGACAGACAATGAGATAAAAAACTATTGGCATTCTTATTTGAAGAAGAAAGTGGCCAAAGCTGAAGAAACAATGGAAGGTCAAAGAAAATCCCAATACACAAGCACTTCAAGCTCAGAAATCTTGGAGTGTTCCCCATCTCCCCAAAAGTCAACAACCGGCATCAATCCCAGTTATGAATCAGTGCAAAAATCGCCGCCATTCGATGACTTGTCCAAAGATCAGAGCTGTCATTTAAGCCCTTTACCAAAGATTATGTTTGCTGAGTGGCTCTCCTTGGACCATGTTCATGGCGGGAGCTTTGCAAACAACATCAGTGATACCGGGGTTTCGCGGGAAGGATTTGACCATAGTACTACTTCAAATAACCTGCAAGCAGATCATGATCTAGAACATGGTTTTGAGTTGAACAATGAGGGAACATTTGGCAGTGGTTTTCATCATGGGATAAGCCATCATCATGGTTCGGGTTCGGAAATGATCAATTCGCAGTATAAGTTTGAGGAACAGATTTCAGGACAAGGGTTTGCTGATTTTGTAGATTTGTGTAGTGATTTCAACTTGAAAAATGATGCAatgtatttttataaataa
- the LOC137733395 gene encoding 25.3 kDa vesicle transport protein SEC22-1, with product MVKLTIVGRVSDGLCLAKGPSYMNEERENSLFYKQQGDFIFKEISRGALPPSRMTIRVDHHYFNYLVEKGIAFIALCESSYPRKLAFHYLQDLQKEFEKFDSNLINKITKPYSFVKFDGVIGKIRKQYIDTRTQVNLSKLNANRKHDLDIATENLKEIIERRRHSDLLDRPLLPPPQAVSSIWCSPLLEVIALKWTPITLIIAVATVVLWVSIIHADNNFMILN from the exons ATGGTAAAGCTAACAATTGTTGGAAGGGTAAGTGATGGACTTTGTCTTGCCAAAGGACCGTCTTATATGAACGAAGAGCGTGAAAACTCTTTGTTTTACAAGCAACAAGGAGACTTCATATTCAAAGAAATCTCCCGAGGAGCCTTGCCTCCTTCCAGGATGACCATTCGTGTCGATCATCACTACTTCAA TTACTTGGTGGAGAAGGGAATTGCATTCATCGCATTGTGCGAATCTTCGTATCCAAGAAAACTAGCTTTCCATTACCTTCAAGATTTGCAGAAGGAATTTGAAAAGTTCGACAGTAACCTCATtaacaaaatcacaaaaccaTACTCCTTTGTCAAATTCG ATGGTGTCATTGGGAAAATTAGAAAACAATACATTGATACAAGAACACAGGTTAATCTGTCGAAGCTTAATGCTAACCGGAAACACGATTTAGACATTGCTACTGAAAATCTTAAAGAAATCATAGAGAGACGGAGGCATTCAG ATCTATTGGACAGACCATtacttcctcctcctcaagctGTTTCATCTATTTGGTGTTCACCGCTCCTCGAG GTTATTGCGTTGAAATGGACACCTATTACCCTGATAATTGCTGTTGCCACTGTTGTTCTTTGGGTCTCCATAATCCATGCAGACAACAATTTCATGATTCTAAACTAA